A window of the Emys orbicularis isolate rEmyOrb1 chromosome 1, rEmyOrb1.hap1, whole genome shotgun sequence genome harbors these coding sequences:
- the REP15 gene encoding rab15 effector protein, with translation MGQKLSQEPNEKNKADILIINEVFSQGVVHASQKLKEYLGFEDSQSKFRPAMDTLNEIFLVNFISFCIEKGVEERITTSKMTKQQSLLLGIDWIWTLSGADKQINLQIAVQSLQMAELLHDETGPSKEATLADQPFKNKSRFEKLEEFCTLVGQDCLGLFIMFGVPGKPKDIRGVMLDSINKEKRKNHLSGENALRQFVLNTDSFLSTKEMLENCLCKKNGLKEVGKVYINFL, from the coding sequence ATGGGCCAGAAATTATCACAGGAACCTAACGAGAAGAACAAGGCTGACATTCTCATTATAAACGAGGTGTTCAGCCAAGGAGTGGTCCATGCATCTCAAAAGCTGAAAGAATACCTTGGATTTGAAGATTCTCAGAGCAAATTCCGCCCAGCCATGGATACTTTAAATGAGATCTTTTTGGTTAACTTCATCAGTTTCTGTATTGAAAAAGGAGTGGAGGAGCGTATCACGACCAGCAAGATGACGAAGCAACAGTCTTTGCTGCTTGGGATCGACTGGATCTGGACTTTATCAGGAGCCGACAAACAAATCAATCTTCAGATCGCCGTGCAGTCTTTGCAGATGGCTGAGCTCCTCCATGATGAAACGGGGCCCAGCAAGGAAGCCACGTTAGCAGACCAGCCTTTCAAAAACAAAAGCAGGTTTGAGAAGCTTGAAGAGTTCTGCACGCTGGTGGGACAAGACTGCCTGGGCCTCTTTATAATGTTTGGAGTGCCAGGGAAGCCTAAGGATATCAGAGGAGTCATGCTAGACAGCATCAACAAGGAGAAACGAAAAAATCACCTGTCAGGCGAGAATGCTCTAAGGCAGTTCGTCTTGAACACTGACAGCTTCCTCTCCACAAAAGAAATGCTTGAAAACTGCCTCTGTAAGAAAAATGGGCTCAAGGAGGTGGGCAAGGTGTACATTAACTTTCTTTAA